Within the Aspergillus luchuensis IFO 4308 DNA, chromosome 5, nearly complete sequence genome, the region TTTACTTCGCTTCACCCTTCCATTCGTTTATCAAACGTCCCTCCAGCGACGACCATCCGGCCCCGCCCTGGAAGTCGACCTACGAGCAACAGAAGAATAAGCAGACGATCGTTTCGAGTTGAGATTGTTGTTTAGTTTTACACACCCTTGAAACACACTCCGGCACTGGTGCCTTCACAGGAAAAGAACGCTGCGACAACATCAAAAGTCAATCTTCGACGCGTTCTGAACATACATATCCCATTGCGCCAGAAGTGTTATCTGTTTATGCTTCTATCACTGAAATTTGGATCAGAGTAATTTTTAATGGGCCACTGTTGATGTAAGTTGCAGGATCTTTGATACCAACCGCCATTCTCCACCCCCCACAGATAAGGCCTTATTGATACTCATGGTTTAGAAGAAGCTATTACACGGCTCGGTGATTGTGGCTATCCAACATGTCAGGCTATCCAGCAGGGCATTACGAAGATGGCTACGGCCATCAGGAGCATGGCGATGCGTACTACCAGGACGAACATGGCCAGGCTTATTACGATCCTAACGATTACGGTGACAGCTATTATGATAGAGGGTATGTCTCCCCATTATATCCAACAATCGGTACCCAGAATGTTCAGTTGATTGACCATTGTTTGTCTCTCGAACAGCAACTACTACAACGCAGAAGGAGGTCAGGCATATGGCCAAGAGGGTGGTTACTACGATGCTGGTCACCAGGATGACTACTACGGTGACCAGTACTATGACCAAGGAAATGGTGCACCCCGTGGGAGACGCCGTGGAGATTCTGAGGAGGATTCGGAGACCTTTAGCGATTTCACCATGAGGTCGGAAACTGCTCGAGCTGCGGATATGGATTACTATGGCCGTGGAGATGAACGTTACAACAGTTATGCCGACAGCCAGTATGCTGGTCGTGGATACAACGGATACCGGCCGCCATCTTCGCAGGTCTCGTATGGCGCCAACCGATCATCTGGCGCCTCGACACCCGTATACGGCATGGACTACGGAAACGCCCTTCCCGGTGGACCGCGTTCTCGGGAGCCATACCCAGCCTGGGCATCAGATGGCCAGGTTCCCGTCTCCAAAGAGGAGATCGAAGATATCTTCATTGACCTGGTCAACAAATTCGGTTTCCAGAGGGACAGCATGCGCAACATGTACGACCACCTGATGACACAGCTGGACTCCCGGGCCTCCAGAATGACGCCCAACCAAGCCCTTCTGTCTCTGCACGCAGACTACATTGGTGGTGACAACGCCAACTACCGCCGTTGGTATTTCGCTGCCCACCTGGATTTGGACGATGCCGTGGGATTCGCCAACATGAAGTTGGGCAAAGCAGACCGGAAGACCAGGAAGGCTCGCAAAGCGGCCAAGGCCGCAGCACAGCAGAACCCTGAAAACGTTGAGGAGAATCTCGAGGCCATGGAAGGCGACAATAGCCTGGAAGCTGCTGTGTACAGGTGGAAGACACGCATGAACCGAATGTCCCCGCATGATCGTGTGCGCCAGCTGGCTCTGTACATGCTGTGCTGGGGTGAAGCTAACCAGGTCCGCTACATGCCTGAGTGCAtttgcttcatcttcaagtgTGCCGACGATTACTACAGCTCCCCCGAGTGCCAGAGCCGGGTCGAGCCGGTGGAGGAATTCACTTACCTGAATGAGATCATCACACCCCTCTACCAGTTCTGCCGTGACCAGGGTTATGAAATCTCGGATGGCAAGTATGTCCGCCGCGAGCGTGATCACGACAAGATCATCGGATACGATGATATGAACCAGCTTTTCTGGTACCCCGAGGGTATCGAGCGCATCTCATTTGAGGATAAGACTCGTCTGGTCGATGTTCCCCCGGCTGAAAGATGGACCAAGTTGAAGGACGTCGACTGGAAGAAAGCATTCTTCAAGACGTACAGAGAGACACGGTCTTGGTTCCACATGATCACCAACTTCAACCGTATCTGGGTAATTCACCTGGGTGCTTTCTGGTTCTTCACTGCTTACAACGCTCCCACCCTGTACACCAAGaactaccagcagcagctggacaATAAGCCCGCTGGTTCAAAGTATTGGTCTGCTGTCGGTTTTGGTGGTGCCCTAGTTGGTTTCATTCAGATCTGCGCAACGCTCTGTGAGTGGATGTATGTGCCTCGCCGGTGGGCAGGTGCTCAGCATCTCAGCAAGCGTCTGATGTTCCTCATTGCCGTCTTCATTGTCAATCTTGCTCCTGGTGTTGTGGTCTTCGGCTTCAACAACGTTCTCAGTGAGACAATTTGCCTGATTATTGGTATCGTCCACTTCTTCATTGCTCTGGCcacgttcttcttcttctctgtcATGCCTCTTGGCGGTCTGTTTGGCAGTTACCTGAAGAAGCACGGCCGTCAATATGTGGCCAGTCAAACATTCACAGCGAGCTACCCGCGCTTGAATGGCAATGACATGTGGATGTCCTATGGTCTGTGGATCTGTGTTTTCGGTGCGAAGCTGGTCGAGTCCTACTTCTTCCTGACCCTGTCATTGAAGGATCCCATGCGCATCTTGTCCCCGATGCGCATCCATCAGTGTGCTGGTGTGACCTACATCCCCAACGTGCTTTGCCACGCTCAGCCTCAGATCCTTCTCGGTCTGATGATGTTCATGGATTTgactctcttcttcctggataGTTACTTGTGGTACGTCATTTGTAACACCATCTTCTCGGTGGCGCGGTCCTTCTACCTCGGTGTCTCCATCTGGTCGCCCTGGAGAAATATCTTCTCTCGCCTACCGAAGCGTATCTACTCCAAGGTGTTGGCTACGACCGACATGGAGATCAAGTACAAGCCCAAGGTGCTCATCTCCCAAGTTTGgaacgccatcatcatctccatgtACCGTGAGCATTTGCTGGCGATTGATCACGTCCAGAAGTTGCTTTACCACCAGGTTCCCTCCGAACAAGAGGGCAAGCGTACGCTGCGGGCTCCTACCTTCTTCGTTTCCCAGGAAGATCAGTCCTTCAAGACCGAGTTCTTCCCGGCGGGTAGTGAGGCTGAGCGTCGTATCTCCTTCTTTGCCCAGTCTGTCGCTACTCCCATGCCTGAGCCTCTCCCGGTTGACAACATGCCCACTTTCACCGTCCTTATCCCCCACTACGGCGAGAAGATTCTGCTGTCGCTGCGTGAAATCATCCGTGAGGATGAGCCGTACTCTCGTGTTACTCTGCTGGAATACCTGAAGCAGCTTCACCCCCACGAGTGGGACTGCTTCGTCAAGGACACCAAGATTCTGGCTGATGAGACCTCGCAATTCAACGGCGAACCTGAGAAGAACGAGAAGGATGCGCAGAAGAGCAAGATCGATGACCTTCCCTTCTACTGCATCGGTTTCAAGTCTGCTGCTCCCGAATACACGCTCCGTACCCGTATCTGGTCCTCCCTTCGCTCTCAGACCCTGTACAGAACCATTTCCGGTTTCATGAACTACAGCAGGGCTATCAAGCTGCTTTACCGCGTTGAGAACCCCGAGGTTGTCCAGATGTTTGGTGGTAACTCCGAGAAGCTCGAACGTGAACTTGAGAGGATGGCTCGTCGCAAGTTCAAGATCTGCGTCTCCATGCAGCGTTATGCCAAGTTCAACAAGGAAGAGCGTGAAAACACCGAGTTCCTTCTGCGTGCCTACCCTGATCTCCAGATCGCTTACCTTGACGAGGAGCCCCCAGCCAACGAGGGTGAGGAGCCTCGCCTGTACTCGGCTTTGATTGATGGACACTGCGAGCTCCTTGACAACGGAATGCGCAAGCCCAAGTTCCGAATCCAGCTCTCCGGAAACCCTATTCTCGGTGATGGCAAGTCCGATAACCAGAACCACTCTATCATCTTCTACCGCGGTGAATACATCCAGGTCATTGACGCTAACCAGGATAACTACCTGGAGGAGTGTCTCAAGATCCGTAGTGTTCTGGCTGAATTCGAAGAACTCACCACCGACAATGTCTCGCCCTACACCCCTGGTATTGCCTCCGAGGCTGAGACCCCCGTCGCCATTCTCGGTGCTCGTGAATACATTTTCTCAGAGAATGTTGGTGTTCTTGGTGACGTTGCTGCCAGTAAGGAACAGACGTTCGGTACCCTGTTTGCTCGTACTCTTGCGCAGATTGGTGGAAAGCTGCACTATGGTCACCCTGATTTCCTGAACGGTATCTTCATGACTACGCGTGGTGGTATCTCCAAGGCTCAAAAGGGTCTCCACCTGAACGAGGATATTTATGCTGGTATGACTGCACTGTGCCGTGGTGGACGCATCAAGCACTGCGAGTACTTCCAGTGCGGTAAGGGTCGTGATTTGGGTTTTGGCTCCATTCTGAACTTCACAACCAAGATCGGTACTGGTATGGGTGAGCAGATGCTGTCCAGagagtactactaccttGGAACACAGCTGCCCCTCGACCGTTTCCTGTCCTTCTACTATGCTCACCCTGGTTTCCATCTTAACAACATGTTCATTATGTTGTCTGTGCAGATGTTCATGATTGTCCTGATCAACCTTGGTGCCCTGAAGCATGAAACTATCACCTGCCGTTACAACTCCAACCTGCCCATCACTGACCCTCTGCGTCCCACTTACTGTGCGGATCTTACTCCCATTATCGCCTGGGTGAACCGCTGTGtcgtctccatcttcattgtgttcttcatctccttcgttCCCCTGGCTGTCCAGGAACTGACTGAGAGAGGTCTTTGGCGCATGGCTACTCGTTTGGCCAAGCACTTTggttccttctctttcatgtTCGAAGTGTTCGTCTGCCAGATCTATGCCAACGCTGTCCACCAGAACTTGTCCTTCGGTGGTGCTCGTTACATTGGTACTGGGCGTGGGTTCGCTACGGCTCGCATCCCATTCGGTGTCTTGTACTCTCGTTTCGCCGGACCGTCCATCTATGCCGGTGCTCGTTCCCTGCTCATGCTTCTGTTCGCGACATCCACCGTCTGGACGCCCGCCCTGATCTGGTTCTGGGTTTCTCTGCTTGCTCTCTGCATTTcgcccttcctcttcaacccCCACCAGTTTGCCTGGCacgacttcttcatcgactACCGCGATTACATCAGATGGCTGTCTCGTGGTAACTCGCGCTCGCATGCTTCCTCCTGGATTGCCTTCTGCCGCCTGTCTCGTACCCGTCTCACAGGTTACAAGCGCAAGCTTCTTGGTGTTCCTTCAGAGAAGGGATCCGGCGATGTTCCCAGGGCCAAGTTCACGAACATTTTCTTCAGTGAAATCATTGCTCCTCTCGTCCAAGTTGCTGTAACTCTGGTTCCCTACCTCTACATCAACTCGAGAACTGGTATCTCCAACGACAACGCGCGCGCATCGAATGCCGTGGTTCGTATTGCGATCGTCGCTTTCGGTCCCATTGGTGTCAACGCGGGTGTCTCGGGTATGTTCTTCGGTATGGCTTGCTGTATGGGTCCCATCTTCGGCATGTGCTGCAAGAAATTCGGTGCTGTCCTCGCCGCCATTGCACACGCCATTGCTGTCATCGTTCTGCTTGTCATCTTCGAAGTCATGTTCTTCCTCGAGAGCTGGTCGTGGCCTCGCATGGTCCTGGGAATGatcgctgccgctgcaaTCCAGCGCTTCATCTACAAGCTTATCATCTCCCTCGCCCTGACCAGAGAGTTCAAGCATGACCAGTCGAACATTGCTTGGTGGACCGGAAAATGGTACAACATGGGCTGGCACTCGCTTTCCCAGCCTGGCAGAGAATTCCTCTGTAAGATTACCGAGCTCGGCTACTTCTCTGGTGACTTCGTCCTGGGCCATCttatcctcttcatcatgctTCCTGCTCTCTGCATCCCCTACGTCGACAAGTTCCACTCTGTCATCCTTTTCTGGCTGAGGCCTAGGTACGTTCAGATTCCACTTCATTCCTATGTTCTCATATACTAACATCCACCAGTCGTCAAATCCGCCCTCCCATCTACTCTTTGAAGCAGTCTAAGCTCCGCAAGAGAAGAGTTGTCCGCTTTGCGATCCTGTATTTCACTATGCTGGTTCTGTTCCTCATTCTTCTCATTGCTCCTCTGGTTGCCCGCGATGAAGGCATCAGCGTGAACCTCAACATCATGAGTCTTATGCAGCCCCTGGATACCGACAACAACGATACCATCTCCAGTTACACTGGTAATGGTCTCCCTGTCGGTTACTCCGCCTGGACCCCGTCCGCGGCGTCTGCATCTGCTTAGAGGTTGTTTTTGTCCTAAATTGTTTTTCAATACATTTTacctgtctttctttttcggaAATGGAACATGGAAACGAGCTGTATAAAGTAACCAGCGCCTTGATGTCGCTGCCGAGTCTCATACATTTgccttttatttttctttttcgtctccaccttttttttccttgaCGAAACTGCGTGTATGCTCCTTCAGTTGCCAACATTAATGGGTTCAATCTTTTTCAACTGTTTTGTATTGTCAAGGTGTTGTTCTGTCCTTTATGTATGGTCACTAGACTTGCCAGCTTTTCTTGTATCGTCCCATTGCATCGGCTGCCTTTGATTTCCTTGGTGTTTATCTAGAGGGCTTCTTTGCCTCTAGTCCTGTTGACTATGAATTCAAAGAGTCTTGAGAGTTTTAGATCCTAAATGTCCCAGTCCAACACCACTCTTACGTAGACGTATAGTACGTTTCCTTGACCctgtaaatattataatttgaGTATATCTGCATGTTCAGGGTCTTGTCAATGCTCAGTGCTTGATACGCTTCGTAAAACGAGCTGACCTGCAAGGAGCGCCAAGTCACGTGTTAGGGCCGCGCCCATCCCGGAAGTTGGACTTTGCCGCGTTGCTTCGAACCTCCGGAAATGCCGCTGCCTTGACTTATTATTCAGTCGCTGATGCTGTCGAATCATTTATAGAGGGTCTTTCCTTCATTTCAACTTCAGACTCCGCTCATCTGCTTCCTGGGTACTTGCGCCCTGAGCGCTAAGTGGATTTTCTCCCGTCATGGATATCCAGGAGACTCAGCGTCTCCTTTCGGAGTACCTCCATGAACTCGCCGACCTCTTCCATCGTCTACCCGGTTCAGCGATCTTTCTACGTTATGTGAAGTCTAGTTACCAGAACGACCCGATCCGCTCGGCTGTCGaactctttctcttcttgtttgCGGTCCGCTACCTTCTCGCTCCGAAGTATTCGACTAAACCGGGTGTGGTTCAACtttcggaggatgaggttgatgatTTGGTGGATGAGTGGACTCCGGAGCCGTTGGTGGGAAAGCCTACTCCACTGGAGGCGATGGAGGTTGATAAGCGGACGGTCATTGTTGGGTATGTATTGTCTTTCCTGGTTTGTCTCCTGTCGGAGATGGTATGCTGACTGTTCGTGAATTGCAGCCCAGTTGGACCCAAGTCTAAGTTGAGCAACGGTCGGACGGTCGCCAATCTCGGTTCCTATAACTACTACAACTTTAACACGAACGAGTCgctcaaggagaaggctaTCCAGACTTTGCGAAACTACGGTGTTGGTCCTTGCGGTCCCCGCGGCTTCTATGGTACTCAGGATGTTCATATGAAGACGGAGGCTGATGTTGCCTCTTATCTCGGTACTGATGCCTGCATCATTTATGCGCAAGCCTTTTCGACAATCTCCAGTGTCATTCCTGCGTTCTCAAAGCGTGGTGATATCATTGTTGCGGACAAAGGTGTTAGCTTCGCTATTCGCAAGGGTATCCAGATCTCTCGCAGCATTGTTCGCTGGTATGAGCATAATGATATGGAAGACTTGGAGAGAGTCCTTGCAAAGGTTACCAAGGAACAAGCTAGGAAGCCTCTTACTAGGCGGTTCATTATCACCGAAGGTCTGTTTGAATCTTACGGCGACATGGTGAATTTGCCTAAGATTGTGAGTGCTTATCCTCATTATGGTTCTATGGATTTAGCTGACTAGGTTCCAGATCGAGCTCAAACTCAAGTACAAGTTCCGTCTGATCCTCGATGAGACTTGGTCTTTTGGTGTTCTTGGGCGAACTGGCCGTGGTGTGACTGAGCACCAGAATGTCGATGCGGCGGAAGTTGATATGATTGTGGGCTCGCTGGCCGGCCCACTGATTGCAGGAGGTGGCTTCTGTGCTGGCTCGGAAGAGATCGTCCATCATCAGCGTATCTCGGCTGCTGCTTATACTTTCTCTGCGGCACTTCCCGCTCTTTTGTCTACCACTGCTAGTGCTACGATCAACCTTCTCCAGAACAGCCCCGAGACTGTGACGCAGCTGCGGGAGCATACCAAGGCCATGTGGGCCCAGTTGGACCCTCGCAGTGATTGGGTATATTGCACCAGTTCCCCCGAGAACCCTATGATGATTCTGGTCCTCAAGCCAGAGGTGGTTGCTGCGAAGAAGCTGTCCCTGGACGACCAACAATTCTTGCTCCAAGATATTGTTGACGAGGTGAGTGTTGCTTGCCAAAATTGGCTTATACGGAAAGATAACTGACTGCTTTGGATACAGTGTCTCGCGAACGGTGTTCTCATTAGTCGCCTGAAGACTCTCCAGGATAACTTCGAGCCGAAGCAGATTGTTCCTCCTGCCTTGAAGGTTTGCGTGACAATCGGATTGACGAGAAAGGAGATTGAAAAGGCGGGAACGACCATCCGCCACGCGATTACGAAAGTTCTAAGCAAGAGGAAGTAAAgaatttcctttccctttctttctcgtATTTCCTTACCGGCTTGACTTGAAAGTGGCCATGAACATTAATGCTCCAATGACACGCCTCTTGTacccttctttccattcgTGCCATTGCCCTTTGTGTTGGTGATATAGAACACCACCCTACACGATTTCTTGTATAACATATTACACCGTGGATTGATGCGACCTAGATGCGTTTCCTGAGGCGTGATATGAGGTTGTTGAAGCTTCGGGTCTCTATTTTTACTGTgcagatattcttatttgCCCATCTCGGCCTTTATTTCTTTGCGTGCTTGGGCACAGTGAACATTAATAGACATTacattctaataataatttcgtGTTCTTGTCCAATCAATGCAGTTTGTGATTCACTTTGTGTCTTGGATCTCAACGCGACGGAAGGGATGTACAGGGATATCCGCTTCACTGATGGTCGAGTCATGACAGGGGCAGAACAACAACCTAGGGCTCTGGAAGAGCACCAAGGGGCCACAGGTTACACTGTGGAATCGATCGGGGTTTCGATTTTGTGGCAAATGGCCTGGACGAGGCCGTGGCGCATTCTCGAGACCAAGGGATCTGCGCAGATACGAAATTAACATTCCATCCAAAACAACCCAGTTAAACATTTGTTTTCCTAGAAGCAGAATAGCGGCACTCCCTTGTCTTCACCCATGGCGCTCCAGAATGAAGGGCAGGTGTCTTCACTCTATGCCAGAGTGAATCGTCAGGAGATGCACTTGGCTGAACGGTGTCCTTGAACAAAATCCGCGTCTTCTGCTCTGTGTCTGACGGTTATTTCCTGGTGCGCTTGACGGTAGGATCTTTGCTTAAATCACCACGTGGATTGAACGTTACGAGACTGATTTCAAAGTCAACTTTGTCAATACAGTAGCAACGGGTTTGCGTTACACCAGCAATGAAACGCCTTTTGTACCTCCTCgttgtgctgctgctcagcTATGTTGTCCGCGCACTTCCCTATGGTACGCCTCTGAGACTACGAGTGCCTGACCTACCAATTGACTGAGATTGTAGACGACCATGGCAAAAAGCGCGATCTTGGCCCTCTGGGTGATCTTCCAGGAGGTGATGTGATTGTGTGGGTAGACCAAGCTGGAAATGCTCTTGCCAACAACgtcgtcggcggcggcggcaatTCAAACCCAACTGCGACGGCAGATAATGTAAGTGTAACCAACAAGCACTGGTTCAGATGTCAAGCTAGGGTTCAGACTAATGGAATAGTCACCTGCAACTCTTCCACCATTGTTACCGACTCTCGATGATCTGGATCTCTCCCCCGCCGTCCCACTTCCTGAATCTACCAAGAACCCAAAGACCGGAAATTACCGTCGCTTTGGCATCTCCTACTCTCCCTATAACAGCGATGGCAGCTGCAAGACCCAAGACCAAGTCAACCAAGACCTGGACAAGCTGGCGCAGTACGGGTTCGTCCGGATCTACGGCGTAGACTGTGACCAGACGAACAAGGTTGCCAAAGCCGCGCGACAACGCAACCTGAAAGTCTTCGCTGGTGTTTTCGACCTGCAGAATTTCCCATCCAGTCTTGACTACATCACCGGGGCTGCCAATGGGGACTGGTCCGTCTTCCACACCATCAATATCGGCAACGAACTAGTCAACGATGGTAAGAACTCGATTACCGATGTCACCAACGCAGTAAACACAGCACGCAACAAGCTCCGCGCCGCAGGATACCAAGGACCCGTGGTAACGGTGGATACCTTCTCAGTCCTGATCCAACATCCCGAGCTCTGCCAAGCGTCCGATTACTGTGCTGCCAACTGCCATGCCTTCTTCgataacaacaacaccgcTGATAAAGCCGGCCAGTACGTCAAAGACCAAGCCAATAAAGTCTCCAAAGCGGCCCGCGGCAAGAAAACGCTTATTAGCGAGTCAGGATGGCCACATAACGGTCAGCCCAATGGCAAGGCTGTGCCGTCTTCGCAGAACCAACAAAAGGCAATTGCCAGCTTGCAGCAGACATTCACGGGCGATAATGAATTAGTTCTATTTACAGCCTTTGATGATCTGTGGAAGCAAGACTCCCCTGGTACTTTTGGAGCGGAGAAGTTCTGGGGCATCAATCAACGCTGACGATTGGCATTTTGATCTACTCCACTTACGTCCATCTGGTGTTGGGCGGCTGATCATCATGGGGTAGTAACCTTTCTGACATTCTATACATAGATATGATATGCTTTTGGATTTGATCGCGCTGGTCGTGATTGTTTCGGGAGCTTGTCAGTTGGTATGCCCTTGTGGTGATCCTATTGTTTTGTTTCTATTTCTATTACTTCTACATGttatgtttcttcttctgtccatTTACACAAGTCTTGTGAATAATTGGTTATGTCTCACACAGTATCTTGTGCATATTTGACAGTCACTTGGATTGATGACTTTGGTGTCATCTAATCATATCAATTCAATCATATCATACCATACCACACTCCTATGCCAGTACGTAGTAAACCCAACGTCTGATAAGTCCCAACACTGCTCTACCGCCAATCCAAACTAAACCGAAAACCACCTAGtaactactaagtaactGGGCcccatcgtcgtcgtcatcaaccACGTACGTACGTACTTCTcaaatctttctttctatctcgGGAGCCACCCGAAatccacccacacccaccagcAAAAACCAACTTCTTCGGGTAGACTAAGCCAGACCATTGAAAAAACAAGATCCAAACTAAAAACCCGATCTCGGTAATCTTCCCAGTTCCCACCCACAACGCCCGTTGCGAAGCAGCGAAAGGTACTTGCGGTTTGGTTCCATGTCCGAGAATGGAGCTAGCTAGTCTTATccattctattctattccATTCTCGTCTTGCCACCGGGTTAGTATTTTGTTTTAGTTGTATTACATGTATAATTAAACCAAGACTAGTATTTTGCGTTTTGGATGAGGTGAGGTGGTATTATGGTATTGTTGGTATTATGGTATTGTTTGTATTATTGTGATTGTGGTTCTACTCGGACTGGAGATACGTCGCTTTCAACTAACCAGCTCTAACCAACTAACTTACTAACTCTGTGTTGTTTGATAAGTACAGGTCAGGCACGTTAGGGGGTCCTTATTGACTATGCTATGTTATCTCGGTTAAGCTAGATGCTAGGTTAAATCTGGATTATTGTGGTTTTGGTGGTTGTATGCTTGAGATTTGAGGAAAAAAAGTGTCAACAATTGATTGCTTTGCATTATGCCGCTGCATTGCATGCAGATTATAGTAAACTGAAATGGTGTATGCTTGCTATGCTATGATGCTATAATGTGAATCACATGCTACTCCCAACGAAAATACTCCGTGCAGCTTGGCAGCTAGGCAGCTAGCTACCTACTCAAGACTGACGTTCTGCACCGCTTCTTCAACACTCACGGTGGCGTTGGTCTTGGGTTCGCTATTT harbors:
- the FKS1 gene encoding 1,3-beta-glucan synthase (COG:M;~EggNog:ENOG410PHH8;~InterPro:IPR003440,IPR026899;~PFAM:PF02364,PF14288;~TransMembrane:16 (o483-502i523-548o563-583i590-613o649-670i691-713o725-750i1329-1348o1378-1400i1421-1437o1494-1516i1587-1609o1629-1653i1665-1690o1696-1714i1822-1846o);~go_component: GO:0000148 - 1,3-beta-D-glucan synthase complex [Evidence IEA];~go_component: GO:0016020 - membrane [Evidence IEA];~go_function: GO:0003843 - 1,3-beta-D-glucan synthase activity [Evidence IEA];~go_process: GO:0006075 - (1->3)-beta-D-glucan biosynthetic process [Evidence IEA]), with the protein product MSGYPAGHYEDGYGHQEHGDAYYQDEHGQAYYDPNDYGDSYYDRGNYYNAEGGQAYGQEGGYYDAGHQDDYYGDQYYDQGNGAPRGRRRGDSEEDSETFSDFTMRSETARAADMDYYGRGDERYNSYADSQYAGRGYNGYRPPSSQVSYGANRSSGASTPVYGMDYGNALPGGPRSREPYPAWASDGQVPVSKEEIEDIFIDLVNKFGFQRDSMRNMYDHLMTQLDSRASRMTPNQALLSLHADYIGGDNANYRRWYFAAHLDLDDAVGFANMKLGKADRKTRKARKAAKAAAQQNPENVEENLEAMEGDNSLEAAVYRWKTRMNRMSPHDRVRQLALYMLCWGEANQVRYMPECICFIFKCADDYYSSPECQSRVEPVEEFTYLNEIITPLYQFCRDQGYEISDGKYVRRERDHDKIIGYDDMNQLFWYPEGIERISFEDKTRLVDVPPAERWTKLKDVDWKKAFFKTYRETRSWFHMITNFNRIWVIHLGAFWFFTAYNAPTLYTKNYQQQLDNKPAGSKYWSAVGFGGALVGFIQICATLCEWMYVPRRWAGAQHLSKRLMFLIAVFIVNLAPGVVVFGFNNVLSETICLIIGIVHFFIALATFFFFSVMPLGGLFGSYLKKHGRQYVASQTFTASYPRLNGNDMWMSYGLWICVFGAKLVESYFFLTLSLKDPMRILSPMRIHQCAGVTYIPNVLCHAQPQILLGLMMFMDLTLFFLDSYLWYVICNTIFSVARSFYLGVSIWSPWRNIFSRLPKRIYSKVLATTDMEIKYKPKVLISQVWNAIIISMYREHLLAIDHVQKLLYHQVPSEQEGKRTLRAPTFFVSQEDQSFKTEFFPAGSEAERRISFFAQSVATPMPEPLPVDNMPTFTVLIPHYGEKILLSLREIIREDEPYSRVTLLEYLKQLHPHEWDCFVKDTKILADETSQFNGEPEKNEKDAQKSKIDDLPFYCIGFKSAAPEYTLRTRIWSSLRSQTLYRTISGFMNYSRAIKLLYRVENPEVVQMFGGNSEKLERELERMARRKFKICVSMQRYAKFNKEERENTEFLLRAYPDLQIAYLDEEPPANEGEEPRLYSALIDGHCELLDNGMRKPKFRIQLSGNPILGDGKSDNQNHSIIFYRGEYIQVIDANQDNYLEECLKIRSVLAEFEELTTDNVSPYTPGIASEAETPVAILGAREYIFSENVGVLGDVAASKEQTFGTLFARTLAQIGGKLHYGHPDFLNGIFMTTRGGISKAQKGLHLNEDIYAGMTALCRGGRIKHCEYFQCGKGRDLGFGSILNFTTKIGTGMGEQMLSREYYYLGTQLPLDRFLSFYYAHPGFHLNNMFIMLSVQMFMIVLINLGALKHETITCRYNSNLPITDPLRPTYCADLTPIIAWVNRCVVSIFIVFFISFVPLAVQELTERGLWRMATRLAKHFGSFSFMFEVFVCQIYANAVHQNLSFGGARYIGTGRGFATARIPFGVLYSRFAGPSIYAGARSLLMLLFATSTVWTPALIWFWVSLLALCISPFLFNPHQFAWHDFFIDYRDYIRWLSRGNSRSHASSWIAFCRLSRTRLTGYKRKLLGVPSEKGSGDVPRAKFTNIFFSEIIAPLVQVAVTLVPYLYINSRTGISNDNARASNAVVRIAIVAFGPIGVNAGVSGMFFGMACCMGPIFGMCCKKFGAVLAAIAHAIAVIVLLVIFEVMFFLESWSWPRMVLGMIAAAAIQRFIYKLIISLALTREFKHDQSNIAWWTGKWYNMGWHSLSQPGREFLCKITELGYFSGDFVLGHLILFIMLPALCIPYVDKFHSVILFWLRPSRQIRPPIYSLKQSKLRKRRVVRFAILYFTMLVLFLILLIAPLVARDEGISVNLNIMSLMQPLDTDNNDTISSYTGNGLPVGYSAWTPSAASASA
- the lcbA gene encoding serine C-palmitoyltransferase subunit lcbA (COG:O;~EggNog:ENOG410PGFC;~InterPro:IPR004839,IPR015424,IPR015421,IPR015422;~PFAM:PF00155;~go_function: GO:0003824 - catalytic activity [Evidence IEA];~go_function: GO:0030170 - pyridoxal phosphate binding [Evidence IEA];~go_process: GO:0009058 - biosynthetic process [Evidence IEA]), producing MDIQETQRLLSEYLHELADLFHRLPGSAIFLRYVKSSYQNDPIRSAVELFLFLFAVRYLLAPKYSTKPGVVQLSEDEVDDLVDEWTPEPLVGKPTPLEAMEVDKRTVIVGPVGPKSKLSNGRTVANLGSYNYYNFNTNESLKEKAIQTLRNYGVGPCGPRGFYGTQDVHMKTEADVASYLGTDACIIYAQAFSTISSVIPAFSKRGDIIVADKGVSFAIRKGIQISRSIVRWYEHNDMEDLERVLAKVTKEQARKPLTRRFIITEGLFESYGDMVNLPKIIELKLKYKFRLILDETWSFGVLGRTGRGVTEHQNVDAAEVDMIVGSLAGPLIAGGGFCAGSEEIVHHQRISAAAYTFSAALPALLSTTASATINLLQNSPETVTQLREHTKAMWAQLDPRSDWVYCTSSPENPMMILVLKPEVVAAKKLSLDDQQFLLQDIVDECLANGVLISRLKTLQDNFEPKQIVPPALKVCVTIGLTRKEIEKAGTTIRHAITKVLSKRK
- the scw4 gene encoding putative cell wall glucanase (Scw4) (CAZy:GH17;~COG:G;~EggNog:ENOG410PH6W;~InterPro:IPR017853;~SECRETED:SignalP(1-19)); translated protein: MKRLLYLLVVLLLSYVVRALPYDDHGKKRDLGPLGDLPGGDVIVWVDQAGNALANNVVGGGGNSNPTATADNSPATLPPLLPTLDDLDLSPAVPLPESTKNPKTGNYRRFGISYSPYNSDGSCKTQDQVNQDLDKLAQYGFVRIYGVDCDQTNKVAKAARQRNLKVFAGVFDLQNFPSSLDYITGAANGDWSVFHTINIGNELVNDGKNSITDVTNAVNTARNKLRAAGYQGPVVTVDTFSVLIQHPELCQASDYCAANCHAFFDNNNTADKAGQYVKDQANKVSKAARGKKTLISESGWPHNGQPNGKAVPSSQNQQKAIASLQQTFTGDNELVLFTAFDDLWKQDSPGTFGAEKFWGINQR